One Paenarthrobacter aurescens TC1 DNA window includes the following coding sequences:
- a CDS encoding putative transcriptional regulator, TetR family (identified by match to protein family HMM PF00440) — MARVPAEERRLQFVEAAARVIAQDGLASATTRRIASEAEAPLAALHYCFRSKDELLEEVYNFLSRDYAKALEPVADPGMGLRHMVGVHARRIWSRMLENPHEQVTTFELLLRRFRVEAEDQPQALLMNRSMYDGWVNSTLELFRAAAEAAGEPVPANLEDITRMFISGIDGISMQHLADPDDERSLRLVELMASSLAGALHYD, encoded by the coding sequence ATGGCCAGGGTTCCCGCTGAGGAAAGGCGGCTGCAGTTCGTCGAGGCCGCAGCAAGGGTGATCGCCCAGGACGGCCTCGCCTCTGCAACCACACGACGAATCGCCAGTGAAGCCGAAGCCCCGCTTGCGGCACTGCACTACTGTTTCCGGAGCAAGGACGAGCTCCTTGAAGAGGTCTATAACTTCCTCAGCAGGGACTACGCCAAGGCCCTGGAGCCTGTGGCTGATCCTGGAATGGGATTGCGCCACATGGTGGGTGTCCATGCCAGACGCATCTGGAGCCGTATGCTGGAAAACCCCCATGAGCAGGTCACAACTTTCGAACTGCTGCTTCGGCGCTTCCGCGTAGAGGCCGAAGACCAGCCGCAGGCCTTGCTCATGAACCGCTCCATGTACGACGGCTGGGTCAACTCAACGCTGGAGCTGTTCCGTGCAGCCGCGGAAGCCGCCGGCGAACCTGTCCCCGCCAATCTGGAGGACATCACGCGCATGTTCATTTCCGGGATCGACGGCATCAGCATGCAGCATTTGGCCGACCCCGACGACGAACGGTCACTCCGGTTGGTGGAACTCATGGCCTCGTCCCTCGCCGGAGCGCTCCACTACGACTGA